In one Bacteroides intestinalis DSM 17393 genomic region, the following are encoded:
- a CDS encoding TonB-dependent receptor plug domain-containing protein: protein MKTIVSILTILLCMASPSYAQLIAKDSTGIMAIALDEVTIQARSVIEKGDRKVILPTQNQLKMSSSGIDLLGKLQLPRITVDIMSGEITTSGNGEVQLRINGVQVTYTEISSLSPEDILRIEYHDTPGARYGNAAAVIDYITKNKKMGGSISGGAIHSLSSNRTSIDDMISGRYNYGKSEISANVRYIQRKGDWTREYDEHFIFPDKELHRLETGEPTLFNKKLLTSNLNYSLQEKGKYLFNAQFRYTLQDNPAGYEDRKSKLYTSDSDIPVSIYDHTKERNHLPSLDLYYQQNLKNDQRLIFNLVGTYIKSSNTRIYQEKQEGIANTELYSDIAGKKYSLIAEGIYEKKLEQGTLTGGLRHMQSYTDNRYEGEDVMDVLLKQAESYAYAEYKGKIQNWGYMANLSFNRFYYSQRDNHSERYGLQPSLLVSYNPVDNLHFRYHINLKNNAPSIAYLNDVEQRIDILQTRRGNPDLKLFRSTIQDFNAVFSTGICSIDALVSYAYEKNPIMESVIYEEGMFIRTYENQKSFQHLAAEITFKIKPWKDHISLSVTPGINRYISTGNNYLHTYTLKELRINLDASYKNWLLSFMTITPPNRYVYGEQLLKGDLMHTLMIGYKQPAWAIMAGIHNPFMKTYRSENENWSALNPVKSDIHSTNMSNTIVVKLNFNLNFGRQYKSTNKRIQNMDTDSGILQGTKK from the coding sequence ATGAAAACAATAGTGTCAATTTTGACCATACTACTGTGTATGGCCAGCCCCTCCTATGCCCAACTCATTGCTAAAGATTCTACCGGAATCATGGCTATCGCTCTGGATGAAGTAACCATCCAGGCACGGTCTGTCATCGAAAAAGGTGACCGGAAAGTAATTCTTCCGACCCAGAATCAACTGAAAATGTCGTCCAGTGGCATAGACTTATTAGGCAAATTACAACTTCCCCGAATCACAGTTGATATCATGTCGGGCGAAATAACCACTTCCGGCAACGGAGAAGTACAATTACGGATTAACGGTGTCCAGGTTACTTATACGGAAATATCCTCCCTTAGTCCCGAAGATATTCTCCGCATAGAATATCACGATACTCCGGGAGCACGCTATGGAAACGCTGCTGCCGTGATAGATTATATAACCAAAAACAAAAAGATGGGGGGTAGCATCAGCGGCGGTGCCATCCACAGCCTCAGCAGCAACCGTACCTCTATCGACGATATGATTTCCGGAAGATATAACTACGGAAAGTCTGAAATCTCAGCCAACGTGCGGTATATACAACGCAAAGGAGACTGGACACGTGAGTATGACGAGCACTTCATCTTCCCCGACAAAGAACTTCATCGCCTGGAAACCGGAGAACCAACGCTGTTCAATAAGAAGTTGTTAACTTCTAACTTGAACTACAGCCTGCAGGAGAAAGGAAAATATCTCTTTAATGCACAATTCAGATATACCCTGCAAGATAATCCTGCCGGATATGAAGACCGGAAGAGCAAGCTCTATACGTCTGATTCTGACATTCCGGTATCCATCTACGACCACACCAAAGAACGGAACCACTTGCCATCCCTCGATCTATACTATCAGCAAAATCTAAAGAATGACCAGCGACTCATATTCAATCTTGTCGGCACATATATCAAGAGCAGCAATACACGCATTTATCAGGAGAAGCAGGAAGGCATCGCCAATACAGAGTTATATTCCGATATTGCCGGAAAGAAGTATTCGCTGATAGCCGAAGGTATTTATGAGAAAAAATTAGAGCAAGGAACACTGACGGGAGGCCTCAGACATATGCAATCTTATACAGACAACCGATATGAAGGAGAAGATGTGATGGACGTCCTTCTTAAACAAGCGGAAAGTTATGCTTATGCCGAGTATAAAGGCAAAATTCAGAATTGGGGATACATGGCAAATCTATCATTCAACCGTTTCTACTATAGCCAGAGAGATAACCATAGTGAAAGATATGGCCTCCAACCTTCTCTCTTAGTATCTTATAATCCTGTGGACAATCTGCATTTCCGCTATCATATCAATCTGAAAAACAATGCTCCTTCCATAGCCTATCTAAATGATGTGGAACAAAGAATCGACATCCTACAAACGCGTAGGGGCAACCCGGACTTAAAATTATTCCGCAGTACGATTCAGGATTTTAATGCAGTATTCAGTACAGGGATTTGCAGCATTGATGCATTGGTGAGCTATGCATACGAGAAGAATCCTATCATGGAATCTGTAATTTATGAAGAAGGTATGTTCATCCGCACTTATGAAAACCAGAAGTCCTTCCAACATCTGGCAGCGGAAATCACATTCAAGATAAAGCCCTGGAAAGATCATATCAGCCTTTCTGTTACACCGGGAATTAACCGGTATATAAGTACAGGAAACAATTACCTGCACACCTATACCTTGAAAGAATTACGTATTAACCTGGATGCTTCCTATAAAAACTGGCTTCTGAGCTTTATGACTATCACTCCACCCAACCGGTATGTATACGGTGAACAATTGTTGAAAGGCGATCTGATGCATACACTCATGATAGGTTATAAGCAGCCGGCATGGGCTATTATGGCAGGAATACACAATCCATTTATGAAAACTTACCGCTCAGAGAATGAGAACTGGTCTGCACTGAATCCTGTAAAATCGGATATACACAGTACGAACATGTCAAATACCATCGTTGTCAAGCTTAACTTCAACCTGAACTTCGGACGACAATACAAAAGTACCAATAAGAGAATTCAGAATATGGATACAGATTCCGGTATTTTGCAGGGAACCAAAAAGTAG
- a CDS encoding RNA polymerase sigma factor, whose product MNNLTGKDNSLEELIAENQPRLKAFIRKRVSTKEDAEDILQDVLYQLVKTIESTFNPIEQVTAWLYRVARNTIINKGKKMQEEELPVSSYDKEDNVLSEFSEVLFSDAPPTPEIEYMRSLVWQELETALAELPPEQREAFELLEMEGLSAKEVASTTGISVNTLLSRKHYAVIHLRKRLKGLYNDLLNY is encoded by the coding sequence ATGAATAACCTGACTGGCAAAGACAACAGTTTGGAAGAACTGATTGCAGAAAATCAACCCCGTTTGAAAGCATTTATCCGCAAGCGGGTTTCCACTAAAGAAGATGCCGAAGACATTCTGCAAGACGTGTTGTATCAGTTGGTGAAAACCATTGAAAGCACTTTCAATCCTATCGAGCAGGTTACAGCATGGCTATATCGCGTAGCACGAAATACCATTATCAATAAAGGCAAGAAAATGCAGGAGGAAGAACTGCCGGTTTCGAGCTATGATAAAGAAGATAATGTACTGAGTGAGTTCTCAGAAGTGCTGTTCAGCGATGCCCCGCCTACTCCGGAAATAGAATATATGCGGTCACTCGTTTGGCAAGAGCTTGAAACAGCTCTTGCCGAGCTACCACCCGAACAACGGGAAGCATTCGAACTATTGGAAATGGAAGGATTGTCAGCCAAAGAAGTTGCCAGTACCACCGGAATATCAGTCAACACTTTATTATCACGAAAACATTATGCCGTCATTCACCTTCGCAAACGGCTGAAAGGACTGTATAACGATCTTCTAAATTACTAA
- a CDS encoding low molecular weight protein-tyrosine-phosphatase, with amino-acid sequence MKPCRILFVCLGNICRSSSAEGVMKHLVSEAGLEDQFVIDSAGILSYHQGELPDSRMRAHAIRRGYELTHRSRPVRTEDFYNFDLIIGMDDRNIDDLKDRAPSPEEWKKIHRMTEYCTRFTHADHVPDPYYGGAEGFEYVLDLLEDACAGLLDRISQSN; translated from the coding sequence ATGAAGCCTTGTAGAATACTTTTTGTCTGTTTAGGTAATATTTGCCGTTCTTCCTCTGCGGAAGGTGTGATGAAGCATTTGGTTTCAGAAGCCGGGCTGGAAGATCAGTTTGTGATAGACTCTGCCGGTATCTTGTCCTATCATCAGGGGGAATTGCCTGATAGCCGGATGCGTGCCCATGCTATTCGTCGCGGTTACGAGCTCACACATCGTTCGCGCCCCGTGCGAACGGAAGATTTCTATAATTTCGATTTGATTATCGGGATGGACGACCGGAATATTGATGACTTGAAAGATCGTGCCCCTTCTCCGGAAGAATGGAAGAAGATACACCGTATGACGGAATACTGTACCCGCTTTACGCATGCCGACCACGTGCCCGATCCATATTATGGTGGAGCCGAAGGGTTTGAGTATGTACTCGATCTACTGGAGGATGCTTGCGCAGGATTGTTAGATCGTATTTCGCAAAGCAACTAA
- a CDS encoding HD family phosphohydrolase, with the protein MNKTKTKKSFSYRDLLYKVLIFIGTVAIIVYFLPRDGKFNYQFDIDKPWKYGQLMATFDFPIYKDDAVVKREQDSILAAFQPYYQLDKSIEKTAISKLKADYQSHLRDIVPSSDYMRYLEKRLSEIYKAGILSTEGLDQLRQDSTTGIMVIDDKLANQRSTEQLFSVKDAYTYLLTADTAHYSPFILRQCSLNEYLYPNLSYDEQRTETAKKETLDNYAWANGIVVSGQKIIDRGEIIDQETYNILESLRKESIQRSESLGQKRLILTGQTLFVGIFILCFMLYLDLFRKDYYERKGSLSLLFTLIMFYCVVTALMVANNIYNVYIIPYAMLPVIIRVFLDSRTAFLTQVVTILICSICLRYPHEFILLQLAAGLVAIFSLRELSQRSQLFRTALLVILTYAALYFSFELITENDLSKLNGSMYTYFTVNGVLLLFTYPLLFLLEKTFGFTSNVTLVELSNINSPLLRRLSETVPGTFQHSMQVANLAAEAANRIGAKSQLVRTGALYHDIGKMENPVFFTENQSRGVNPHKNLSYEQSAQVIISHVTDGLKLAEKNNLPKVIKDFISTHHGRGKTKYFYISWKNEHPDEEPNEELFTYPGPNPFTRETAILMMADAVEAASRSLPEYTEDSINNLVDKIIDSQVEEGYFKECPITFKDIATVKSVFKEKLKTIYHTRISYPELKK; encoded by the coding sequence ATGAATAAAACCAAGACTAAAAAAAGCTTTTCTTATAGAGATTTGCTGTATAAAGTACTCATATTTATCGGCACGGTAGCTATTATTGTATACTTCCTGCCGCGTGACGGCAAATTTAATTATCAGTTCGATATTGATAAACCGTGGAAATATGGACAACTTATGGCTACATTCGATTTCCCTATCTATAAGGACGATGCAGTTGTGAAACGGGAGCAGGACAGTATTCTTGCTGCTTTCCAGCCTTATTATCAATTAGATAAAAGTATAGAAAAGACTGCTATCAGTAAGTTGAAAGCAGATTATCAAAGCCATCTGCGTGACATTGTCCCCTCTTCCGATTACATGCGTTACCTGGAAAAAAGATTGTCGGAAATTTATAAGGCGGGCATACTTTCTACGGAGGGACTCGACCAACTACGGCAAGACAGCACCACTGGCATTATGGTAATTGATGATAAACTTGCCAACCAACGAAGCACCGAACAACTGTTTTCCGTAAAAGATGCCTATACCTATCTGCTTACTGCGGACACTGCACACTACTCACCTTTTATTTTACGACAGTGTTCTCTCAACGAATATCTGTATCCGAATCTGTCATACGATGAACAGCGTACGGAAACAGCCAAGAAAGAAACCCTCGATAATTATGCCTGGGCAAATGGCATAGTTGTAAGCGGACAGAAGATCATAGACCGAGGAGAAATTATAGATCAGGAAACTTATAATATTCTTGAAAGTCTACGGAAAGAATCTATTCAGCGCAGTGAGTCACTGGGACAGAAACGTCTGATACTAACTGGGCAAACACTATTTGTCGGTATCTTTATTCTGTGCTTCATGCTTTATCTCGATTTGTTCCGTAAAGACTATTATGAACGTAAGGGCAGCCTGTCCCTACTCTTTACACTAATCATGTTTTATTGTGTGGTGACGGCCCTTATGGTAGCTAATAATATCTACAATGTTTACATTATTCCCTATGCGATGCTGCCGGTCATTATCCGTGTATTCCTCGACTCACGTACGGCATTCCTCACACAGGTAGTCACTATACTGATATGCTCCATTTGTTTACGCTATCCGCATGAGTTCATACTCCTGCAACTGGCCGCCGGTCTGGTTGCCATATTCAGCCTGCGGGAATTATCACAGCGTTCGCAACTTTTCCGCACAGCCCTGCTGGTGATACTTACCTATGCTGCACTTTATTTCTCATTTGAGTTGATTACTGAAAACGACTTGTCGAAACTGAATGGAAGCATGTATACCTACTTCACAGTGAATGGAGTACTTCTATTGTTTACTTATCCGCTTTTATTCTTATTGGAGAAGACTTTCGGATTTACTTCCAACGTTACCCTGGTAGAACTTTCCAATATCAACAGTCCGTTGCTGCGTCGCTTGTCCGAAACAGTTCCGGGTACTTTCCAGCACTCCATGCAAGTGGCCAACCTTGCAGCAGAAGCTGCCAACCGTATTGGGGCAAAGAGCCAGTTAGTACGTACCGGCGCTTTATATCATGACATTGGCAAGATGGAAAATCCGGTATTCTTTACTGAGAACCAATCGAGAGGTGTCAATCCGCACAAAAATCTCAGTTATGAACAAAGTGCACAGGTCATCATCAGCCATGTGACGGACGGACTGAAACTGGCTGAGAAGAACAACTTGCCTAAAGTGATAAAAGACTTTATCAGTACTCACCACGGCAGGGGAAAAACGAAGTATTTCTATATTTCCTGGAAAAATGAACACCCGGACGAAGAACCGAACGAAGAATTATTCACTTACCCGGGCCCGAATCCATTCACTCGTGAAACAGCTATCTTAATGATGGCAGATGCCGTGGAAGCCGCCTCCCGCAGTTTGCCCGAATATACAGAAGATAGTATCAATAACCTGGTGGACAAGATTATTGATTCGCAAGTAGAAGAAGGTTACTTCAAGGAATGCCCTATCACCTTCAAGGATATCGCCACCGTAAAATCAGTTTTCAAAGAAAAATTGAAAACGATTTACCATACCCGTATCAGCTATCCCGAACTTAAAAAATAA
- the gltX gene encoding glutamate--tRNA ligase — MTERRVRVRFAPSPTGALHIGGVRTALYNYLFARQHGGDMIFRIEDTDSNRFVPGAEEYILESFKWLGIPFDEGVSFGGEHGPYRQSERREIYKKYVKVLLDAGKAYIAFDTPEELEAKRAEIANFQYDASTRMQMRNSLTLSKEEVDALIAEGKQYVVRFKIEPNEDVHVNDLIRGEVIINSSILDDKVLYKSADELPTYHLANIVDDHLMEVSHVIRGEEWLPSAPLHVLLYRAFGWEDTMPSFAHLPLLLKPEGNGKLSKRDGDRLGFPVFPLEWHDPKTGEVSSGYRESGYLPEAVINFLVLLGWNPGNDQELMSMDELIKLFDLSHCSKSGAKFDYKKGIWFNHEYILLKPDTEIAELFVPVLKEQGVEAPFEKVVTVVGMMKNRVSFVRELWEASSFFFVAPTEYDEKTVKKRWKEDSAQCMTELMEVLAGIEDFGIENQEKIVMDWIAEKGYHTGNIMNAFRLTLVGEGKGPHMFDISWVLGKEETLARMKRAIEVLK, encoded by the coding sequence ATGACAGAAAGAAGAGTCAGAGTTCGATTTGCCCCAAGTCCTACAGGGGCGTTGCACATTGGTGGTGTGCGTACAGCATTATACAATTATCTTTTTGCACGCCAACATGGAGGTGATATGATTTTCCGTATCGAAGATACTGATAGTAACCGTTTTGTGCCGGGTGCAGAAGAATATATATTGGAATCTTTCAAATGGTTGGGTATCCCGTTCGATGAGGGAGTCAGCTTTGGTGGAGAGCATGGACCGTACCGCCAGTCCGAACGCCGTGAAATATACAAGAAGTATGTGAAAGTATTATTGGATGCGGGTAAGGCTTATATTGCTTTTGATACTCCCGAGGAGTTGGAAGCAAAGCGTGCTGAAATAGCCAATTTCCAATATGATGCTTCTACCCGTATGCAAATGCGTAATTCACTGACACTTTCTAAAGAAGAAGTAGATGCATTGATTGCCGAGGGTAAGCAGTACGTGGTTCGTTTTAAGATAGAACCCAATGAAGACGTGCATGTAAACGACCTGATCCGGGGTGAGGTGATAATTAATTCTTCTATTCTGGATGATAAGGTACTTTATAAATCAGCAGATGAGCTTCCGACCTATCACCTGGCAAATATTGTAGACGACCATTTGATGGAGGTTTCCCATGTAATTCGTGGTGAAGAATGGTTGCCCTCTGCCCCGTTGCACGTGTTGTTGTACCGTGCTTTTGGTTGGGAAGATACGATGCCGTCTTTTGCCCACCTGCCTTTGCTGCTGAAGCCGGAAGGTAACGGTAAGTTGAGCAAGCGTGACGGTGACCGTCTTGGTTTTCCCGTATTCCCATTGGAATGGCATGATCCCAAAACAGGTGAAGTGTCTTCCGGATATCGTGAATCGGGTTATCTGCCTGAGGCAGTGATTAATTTCCTGGTTTTGCTAGGCTGGAATCCGGGTAACGATCAGGAACTCATGTCTATGGATGAATTGATAAAATTGTTCGACCTGAGTCATTGCAGTAAATCTGGTGCTAAGTTCGATTACAAGAAAGGAATCTGGTTCAACCATGAATATATATTGTTGAAGCCGGATACGGAAATAGCAGAACTTTTTGTTCCGGTTCTGAAAGAACAGGGCGTGGAAGCTCCGTTTGAGAAAGTGGTAACTGTAGTAGGTATGATGAAGAATCGCGTAAGCTTTGTGCGCGAACTTTGGGAAGCTTCCAGTTTCTTCTTTGTAGCTCCCACCGAATATGACGAAAAGACTGTGAAGAAACGCTGGAAAGAAGATTCTGCTCAGTGCATGACTGAATTAATGGAAGTACTGGCAGGTATCGAGGACTTCGGCATCGAAAATCAGGAAAAGATTGTAATGGACTGGATTGCAGAAAAAGGATACCATACCGGAAATATAATGAATGCTTTTCGCCTGACGCTGGTAGGCGAGGGGAAAGGCCCGCATATGTTCGACATCTCCTGGGTGCTGGGCAAAGAAGAGACACTGGCGCGTATGAAACGAGCAATTGAAGTACTGAAATAA